One Succinispira mobilis DSM 6222 genomic window carries:
- the pdxS gene encoding pyridoxal 5'-phosphate synthase lyase subunit PdxS, which produces MNSEQVQLNRNLAQMLKGGVIMDVTTPEQAKIAEAAGACAVMALERIPADIRAVGGVSRMSDPKMIKGIQEAVSIPVMAKCRIGHFVEAQILQALDIDYIDESEVLSPADDKYHINKAEFKVPFVCGAKNLGEALRRIQEGATMIRTKGEPGTGDIIQAVRHMRSINNEISILKGLRTDELYDAAKNLQVPFELVKYVHQEGRLPVVNFAAGGVATPADAALMVQLGADGVFVGSGIFKSGDPIKRAQAIVKAVTNYQDATLLAELSTDLGEAMVGINENEITLLMAERGK; this is translated from the coding sequence ATGAATAGTGAGCAAGTACAATTAAATAGAAATTTAGCGCAGATGCTTAAAGGTGGGGTTATCATGGATGTAACCACGCCTGAGCAAGCTAAAATTGCTGAAGCCGCTGGTGCGTGTGCTGTTATGGCTTTGGAGAGAATTCCGGCTGATATACGTGCGGTAGGTGGAGTGTCACGCATGAGTGACCCGAAAATGATTAAGGGCATTCAAGAGGCTGTTAGCATACCGGTAATGGCTAAATGCAGAATAGGACATTTTGTTGAAGCACAAATATTACAAGCATTAGATATTGATTATATTGACGAAAGTGAAGTACTTAGTCCGGCAGATGATAAGTACCACATTAATAAAGCTGAATTTAAAGTACCTTTTGTGTGTGGTGCTAAAAATCTAGGTGAAGCACTTAGGCGAATTCAAGAAGGTGCAACAATGATTCGAACTAAAGGTGAACCAGGCACGGGGGATATTATCCAAGCAGTTAGACATATGCGGAGTATTAATAATGAAATTAGCATACTAAAAGGTTTAAGGACGGACGAGTTGTATGATGCTGCGAAAAATTTGCAAGTTCCATTTGAGTTAGTAAAATATGTACACCAAGAAGGCCGATTACCAGTAGTAAATTTTGCAGCAGGTGGAGTAGCTACGCCGGCCGATGCAGCTTTAATGGTGCAATTAGGAGCAGACGGAGTATTTGTTGGCAGTGGAATTTTTAAATCGGGTGATCCAATTAAAAGAGCGCAAGCTATAGTCAAAGCTGTAACCAACTATCAAGATGCTACATTACTTGCAGAATTATCTACTGATTTAGGAGAAGCTATGGTAGGTATTAATGAAAATGAAATTACTTTATTAATGGCTGAAAGAGGAAAATAA
- the pdxT gene encoding pyridoxal 5'-phosphate synthase glutaminase subunit PdxT, producing the protein MPIKIAVLAVQGAFIEHVQVLKALGAETVEIRSAKDAQQEFDGLILPGGESTAQAKLLHDLNIYRILDQKIKMGLPVYGTCAGMILLAEKLENDTRKHFGAIKIIVKRNAFGRQSGSFVAKADFATKGQITMPFIRAPYIVSWGSGVEVLAKVKNLVVAARENNVLVTAFHPEVTKELVVHDYFLQMIRNKIEINKFCKEA; encoded by the coding sequence GTGCCTATCAAGATAGCAGTTCTAGCCGTGCAAGGAGCGTTTATCGAACATGTTCAAGTTTTAAAAGCCCTTGGCGCAGAAACAGTAGAAATTAGGAGTGCGAAAGATGCGCAACAAGAATTTGATGGTTTAATTTTACCTGGGGGCGAGAGTACTGCCCAAGCTAAATTGTTGCATGATTTAAATATTTACAGAATCCTTGATCAAAAAATTAAAATGGGCTTGCCAGTCTATGGAACTTGTGCGGGTATGATTTTGCTCGCCGAAAAATTAGAAAACGATACTCGCAAACACTTTGGTGCCATTAAAATTATAGTAAAGCGAAATGCCTTTGGCAGACAATCAGGCAGTTTTGTAGCAAAAGCAGATTTTGCCACAAAAGGGCAGATTACCATGCCATTCATTAGAGCTCCATATATTGTTAGCTGGGGCTCTGGAGTAGAGGTTTTAGCCAAAGTGAAAAATTTAGTGGTAGCGGCGCGCGAAAATAATGTTTTAGTAACAGCTTTTCATCCTGAAGTAACAAAAGAACTAGTTGTTCATGATTATTTCCTACAAATGATAAGAAATAAGATCGAAATTAATAAATTCTGTAAAGAAGCATGA
- a CDS encoding GntR family transcriptional regulator, whose protein sequence is MLIKDINLPLYLQVKNYIETKISEKEFLPGQKLPTERALAKQLAVSRNTVSEAYKELALEGILVCKTGRGTFLAGENAPISAGKTRMDRLGNVIAAALDRSLKMGFTTQDFMSLTQIKIREIELINSRKRILVLDQMSDLAYAYSKQLEQFLGCLVEYNTLEGLNNMSENLLKNYTNIIVPRNIFKEFKTQYPRIANKNNVKIVDCQLNLKDILAIAKIDIDKSIMVVAEDNNFQRLVEEVFTSIGINSRLIAFQNINTLNNINNYDVYVTSSRLEEQAHRKLQGKRVIVLNKEIDQGSLQTIVNNF, encoded by the coding sequence ATGCTTATAAAAGATATAAATTTGCCATTGTACCTTCAAGTTAAAAACTATATTGAAACTAAAATTTCAGAAAAAGAGTTTTTGCCAGGACAAAAATTGCCAACCGAAAGAGCTCTTGCGAAACAATTAGCGGTTAGTCGCAATACTGTAAGTGAAGCATATAAAGAATTGGCATTAGAAGGGATTTTAGTATGTAAAACGGGTCGGGGAACTTTTTTAGCAGGTGAAAATGCTCCTATAAGCGCAGGAAAAACGCGCATGGATAGACTTGGTAATGTAATAGCTGCGGCTCTAGATCGATCTTTAAAGATGGGTTTTACAACGCAGGATTTTATGAGTTTAACTCAAATAAAGATTCGAGAAATTGAGCTGATTAATAGTAGAAAGCGAATTTTAGTATTAGATCAAATGTCAGATTTAGCCTATGCTTATTCCAAACAACTGGAGCAGTTTTTAGGCTGTTTAGTTGAGTATAATACCCTTGAAGGATTAAATAATATGTCAGAGAATTTGTTAAAAAATTATACTAATATTATTGTGCCGCGAAATATTTTTAAAGAGTTTAAAACACAATATCCACGAATTGCCAACAAAAACAATGTTAAAATTGTGGATTGTCAATTAAATTTAAAGGATATTTTAGCGATAGCTAAAATAGATATAGATAAAAGCATTATGGTGGTAGCAGAGGATAATAATTTCCAAAGGTTAGTAGAAGAAGTATTTACAAGTATTGGTATTAATAGCAGATTAATCGCATTTCAAAATATTAATACTTTAAATAATATAAATAATTATGATGTTTACGTAACTTCAAGTCGCTTAGAAGAACAGGCGCACAGAAAGTTACAAGGTAAACGTGTAATTGTTTTAAACAAAGAAATTGATCAAGGGTCTTTACAAACAATAGTAAATAATTTCTAA
- the glmS gene encoding methylaspartate mutase subunit S, which produces MNTNKPKIILGVIGADCHAVGNKILNYAFNNAGFEVVNLGVLVPQQDFVNAAVETNAVAILVASLYGHGEIDCRGLRNKCIEAGIGEILLYVGGNLVVGKTDLNATNEKFLNMGYDRVYAPGTLPDEVVNDLKNDLREKGINVE; this is translated from the coding sequence ATGAACACAAACAAACCAAAAATCATCCTAGGAGTAATTGGGGCAGACTGTCATGCCGTAGGGAACAAAATCTTAAATTATGCATTTAACAATGCAGGTTTTGAAGTTGTTAATTTAGGGGTATTGGTTCCACAACAAGATTTTGTTAATGCGGCTGTAGAAACAAATGCAGTAGCAATTTTAGTAGCTTCTTTGTATGGACATGGCGAGATTGATTGTCGCGGTTTGAGAAATAAATGTATAGAAGCAGGTATTGGTGAAATTTTATTATATGTAGGGGGCAATCTTGTTGTTGGGAAGACTGACTTGAATGCAACTAATGAAAAATTCTTAAATATGGGTTATGATAGAGTCTATGCTCCAGGAACTTTGCCAGATGAGGTTGTTAATGATTTGAAAAATGATCTTAGAGAGAAGGGAATAAACGTTGAGTAA
- the glmL gene encoding methylaspartate mutase accessory protein GlmL yields MSNLNNVLLIDFGSTYTKITAVDMQERCLLGTATGYTTVSTDIMQGLNQALHDLENNIGKVEFDQVLGCSSAAGGLKMVAIGLIEELTAEAAKRAALGAGAKVLGVFCGELSSLEVKKIAELQPDIILLAGGTDGGNKAVILHNAQLLTKLTADIPFVVAGNKSVVDQVAEILAVNKSEVIISENVMPKVNVLNINPAREAIRSIFLKRIIHAKGIDKANVFVNKLLMPTPEAVLVAAELLSAGTNEQAGIGELLLVDIGGATTDVYSMAVGNPTGSNVVMRGLPEPYAKRTVEGDLGMRYSAQAVVDAVGLEKIANSAKVSIAELQNYIEYISKEIHVLPKTAAEKRMEIALAFACTREAVNRHVGQLEQVFMLTGKGYVQVGKDLSKIQTVIGTGGVLLKNSEPKEILKGALYTEQESMLLKPQHAKLLLDNEYILASMGLLAQLDKNIALEIMKNTIVK; encoded by the coding sequence TTGAGTAATTTAAACAACGTTCTTTTGATCGATTTCGGTAGTACCTATACTAAAATTACTGCGGTAGATATGCAAGAACGCTGTTTATTGGGAACAGCTACAGGATATACTACGGTTAGCACAGATATTATGCAGGGTCTAAATCAGGCTTTGCACGACTTAGAAAACAATATTGGCAAAGTAGAATTTGATCAAGTTTTAGGTTGTTCTAGTGCTGCAGGCGGTTTAAAAATGGTTGCTATCGGATTAATTGAAGAGTTAACTGCAGAGGCAGCAAAAAGAGCTGCTCTGGGGGCTGGTGCAAAAGTTCTAGGGGTGTTTTGTGGTGAACTAAGTTCTTTAGAAGTGAAAAAAATTGCAGAACTACAGCCAGATATTATTTTGTTGGCTGGTGGGACTGATGGTGGTAATAAAGCAGTAATTTTGCATAATGCGCAACTTTTAACCAAGCTTACAGCGGATATTCCTTTTGTAGTTGCTGGCAATAAATCAGTGGTAGATCAAGTTGCGGAAATATTAGCAGTAAATAAAAGCGAAGTAATTATTAGTGAAAATGTAATGCCGAAGGTTAATGTTTTAAATATTAATCCAGCGAGAGAAGCAATAAGAAGTATTTTTTTAAAGCGAATTATTCATGCTAAAGGAATTGATAAAGCCAACGTATTTGTCAATAAATTATTGATGCCTACGCCAGAAGCAGTATTAGTTGCGGCAGAATTATTAAGTGCTGGAACTAATGAGCAAGCTGGCATCGGTGAACTACTACTAGTTGATATAGGTGGCGCAACTACAGATGTGTATTCAATGGCAGTTGGAAATCCAACAGGGTCGAATGTAGTTATGCGTGGTTTACCAGAACCTTATGCGAAACGCACTGTAGAAGGCGATTTAGGGATGCGCTATAGTGCACAAGCAGTTGTTGATGCAGTGGGGCTGGAAAAAATAGCTAATAGTGCTAAAGTTAGCATTGCGGAATTGCAAAACTATATTGAGTATATTAGCAAAGAAATTCATGTTTTACCAAAAACAGCGGCAGAAAAAAGAATGGAAATAGCCTTAGCTTTCGCTTGTACGCGTGAAGCTGTAAATCGCCATGTAGGGCAATTAGAGCAAGTATTTATGTTAACTGGCAAAGGCTATGTGCAAGTTGGTAAGGATTTAAGTAAAATTCAGACGGTAATTGGCACTGGTGGAGTTTTGCTGAAAAATTCAGAACCGAAAGAAATACTTAAAGGCGCGCTATATACAGAACAAGAAAGTATGTTATTAAAACCTCAGCACGCAAAGTTATTGTTAGATAATGAGTATATTTTAGCTTCAATGGGTTTGCTAGCTCAACTTGATAAAAATATAGCTCTAGAAATTATGAAAAATACAATAGTAAAATAA
- a CDS encoding methylaspartate mutase subunit E has product MELKNKKLTNDEFYTIRKEILNHWPTGAEVDFEEAVAYHKQIPDSRQFAKVLLKAKKDKVTLTQPRAGVALIEEHITLLNFLKTEGEADLLPTTIDSYTRQNQYAEAENGIKESKEAGRSLLNGFPAVNHGVKGVRQVVENVKAPLQVRHGTPDARLLTEIALAGGFTSYEGGGISYNIPYAKSVSLEKTITDWQYCDRVIGMYAEAGIEINREPYGPLTGTLVPPCVSHAVAIIEAILAAEQGVKSLTLGYGQCGNLIQDIAAIKSLEELAEEYLQANGYNDCTITTVFHQWMGGFPQDEAKAFAVISWGAAAAALSQATKVIVKTPHEALGIPTKEANAAGLRATKQLINMLSDQPFGMTREVAAEVEIIKAETRCILNRVKELGKGDFVVGTVAAFQTGVLDIPFAPSERTLNKMLPARDNNGAVRFFDVGNLPFNKDLLDFHNQKIQERGQAEGRTPSFQMVIDDIYAVSKGRLVGRPN; this is encoded by the coding sequence ATGGAATTAAAAAACAAAAAGTTAACAAACGATGAGTTTTATACGATACGAAAAGAAATTTTAAATCATTGGCCAACAGGTGCAGAAGTTGATTTTGAGGAAGCTGTTGCTTACCACAAACAAATTCCGGATAGTCGTCAATTTGCTAAAGTGTTGCTAAAAGCTAAAAAAGATAAAGTTACTTTGACACAACCACGTGCGGGAGTAGCACTTATCGAAGAACACATTACTTTGTTAAACTTTTTGAAAACGGAAGGCGAGGCAGATCTTTTACCAACAACTATTGATAGTTATACTCGCCAAAATCAATATGCAGAAGCAGAAAATGGTATAAAAGAAAGCAAGGAAGCTGGACGCTCGCTTTTAAATGGTTTTCCAGCAGTAAATCATGGTGTAAAAGGTGTACGTCAAGTTGTTGAAAATGTTAAAGCACCATTGCAAGTTCGTCACGGCACACCAGATGCAAGACTACTAACTGAAATAGCCTTAGCTGGCGGATTTACTTCGTATGAAGGTGGCGGTATTAGTTATAATATTCCTTATGCTAAAAGTGTTTCTTTGGAAAAAACTATTACTGACTGGCAATACTGTGACCGGGTAATCGGGATGTATGCTGAAGCAGGTATTGAAATAAATCGCGAACCATACGGTCCATTAACAGGAACTCTAGTGCCTCCTTGTGTATCGCATGCAGTGGCTATTATTGAAGCTATTTTAGCAGCAGAACAAGGGGTTAAAAGTTTAACTCTTGGCTATGGTCAATGTGGTAATTTAATTCAAGACATTGCTGCAATAAAATCCTTAGAAGAGCTAGCTGAAGAGTATCTACAAGCAAATGGATATAATGATTGTACAATTACAACAGTTTTCCATCAATGGATGGGTGGTTTCCCACAAGACGAAGCGAAAGCATTTGCCGTAATTTCTTGGGGCGCAGCAGCGGCAGCTTTATCTCAAGCAACTAAAGTAATTGTAAAAACTCCACATGAAGCATTAGGCATTCCAACTAAAGAAGCAAACGCAGCAGGGTTGCGTGCGACAAAACAATTAATCAATATGCTAAGTGACCAACCATTTGGAATGACTCGCGAAGTTGCAGCAGAAGTTGAAATAATTAAAGCCGAAACAAGATGTATTTTAAATCGTGTAAAAGAATTAGGCAAAGGTGATTTTGTAGTTGGAACAGTAGCTGCTTTCCAAACGGGCGTATTAGATATTCCATTTGCCCCTAGTGAAAGAACACTTAATAAAATGTTACCAGCGCGCGATAATAATGGCGCAGTACGGTTCTTTGATGTAGGTAATTTACCATTTAATAAAGATTTACTCGATTTCCACAATCAAAAAATTCAAGAACGTGGTCAAGCTGAAGGGCGTACACCAAGTTTCCAAATGGTAATTGATGATATATATGCAGTATCAAAAGGTCGTTTAGTAGGTAGACCTAACTAG
- a CDS encoding methylaspartate ammonia-lyase, with translation MKIKDIVCAKGMTGFYFDDQRAIKQGAQHDGFNYVGESVTPGFTAIRQPGECVSVMFVLEDGQVAYGDCAAVQYSGAGGRDPLFLAEEFIPVINESIKPLLVGQELDSFKRLANIIDTLTVAGSDKLIHTALRYGITQGILDAVAKAQGKLMCEVVASEYGTEVSTKEIAIFTQSGDDRYNNVDKMIIKQAAVLPHALINNVKEKLGENGELLLEYVTWLKNRIVSMSKRAEYPVLHIDVYGTIGLAFNNDVEKMANYLAQLEKAASPLKLRIEGPMDVEDRELQIEALATLTKKLHADNIKVELVADEWCNTLEDIKLFADAGAGDMIQIKTPDLGGINNIVEAVLYCKAKGVGAYQGGTCNETDRSAQVCVHLAMATSPDQILAKPGMGVDEGYMIVYNEMQRILALRASK, from the coding sequence ATGAAAATTAAAGACATAGTATGCGCAAAAGGAATGACAGGGTTTTACTTTGATGATCAAAGAGCAATTAAACAAGGAGCTCAACACGACGGCTTCAATTATGTGGGCGAAAGTGTAACTCCAGGTTTTACAGCTATCCGTCAACCAGGCGAATGTGTTTCTGTGATGTTTGTATTAGAAGATGGACAAGTAGCTTATGGTGATTGTGCAGCAGTTCAATACAGCGGAGCGGGTGGACGCGATCCTTTGTTTTTAGCGGAAGAATTTATTCCTGTGATTAATGAAAGCATTAAACCATTATTAGTAGGTCAAGAATTAGATTCTTTTAAACGTTTAGCGAATATTATAGATACTTTAACTGTAGCGGGTAGTGATAAACTTATTCATACCGCATTAAGATATGGGATAACTCAAGGTATTTTAGATGCAGTAGCTAAAGCACAAGGAAAATTAATGTGTGAAGTTGTAGCTAGTGAATACGGTACAGAAGTAAGCACTAAAGAAATCGCGATTTTTACACAATCTGGTGATGACCGTTATAATAATGTTGATAAAATGATAATTAAACAAGCTGCAGTTTTGCCACATGCTCTAATTAACAATGTAAAAGAAAAATTAGGCGAAAACGGCGAGTTGTTACTTGAATATGTAACTTGGTTGAAAAATAGAATTGTTAGTATGAGCAAACGTGCCGAATATCCAGTGTTGCATATTGATGTTTATGGAACAATTGGTTTAGCATTTAATAATGATGTTGAAAAAATGGCGAATTATTTAGCGCAACTAGAAAAAGCTGCTAGTCCTTTGAAACTTAGAATTGAAGGACCGATGGATGTAGAAGATCGTGAATTGCAAATTGAAGCTTTGGCGACATTAACCAAAAAACTTCATGCAGATAATATCAAAGTAGAACTAGTAGCAGACGAGTGGTGCAACACTTTAGAAGATATTAAACTATTTGCGGATGCTGGTGCTGGAGATATGATTCAAATAAAAACTCCAGACTTAGGCGGCATCAATAATATCGTAGAAGCAGTGTTATATTGTAAAGCTAAAGGGGTAGGTGCTTACCAAGGTGGGACTTGTAATGAAACAGATCGCTCAGCACAAGTATGTGTACATTTAGCCATGGCGACTAGTCCAGACCAAATTTTAGCGAAACCAGGTATGGGTGTAGATGAAGGTTATATGATCGTTTATAATGAAATGCAAAGAATTTTAGCTTTAAGAGCGAGCAAATAA
- the citC gene encoding [citrate (pro-3S)-lyase] ligase, translated as MLNCQLITLNTKKNYEKKAVENFLQKFSLSFDETVDYTVGLYLEEKLIGVGSTKENIIRNLAIEDQYQGEGLLAKLVQHLLDYLFAQKIYSVSVFTKTSNIQLFENLGFKLLARVEQASMLEYSIDENNLTNFLVKMTEFAQILPKGSRAGIVMNANPFTLGHLYLVELASRENDVVIVMVVEEDKAKFSFSERIELVRQGTAHLNNVWVIPSGKYVVSSKTFPAYFTKGMETIEAQTRLDATLFAEKIAPCLKINIRYVGEEPYCPITNHYNKVLQEILPKNNVVVKIVSRKEVETLGYISASKVRDFLEKKEFAKLKTLVPKSTWEYLQKYK; from the coding sequence ATGCTAAACTGTCAATTGATTACACTTAATACTAAAAAAAACTATGAAAAAAAAGCAGTTGAAAATTTTTTGCAAAAATTTTCTTTGAGTTTTGACGAAACCGTCGATTATACGGTAGGACTATATTTAGAAGAAAAATTAATTGGGGTAGGCTCCACAAAAGAAAATATTATTAGAAATTTGGCAATAGAAGATCAGTATCAAGGCGAAGGATTATTAGCTAAATTGGTGCAACACTTGTTAGATTATTTATTTGCTCAAAAAATATATTCAGTAAGTGTTTTTACGAAAACCAGTAATATACAACTTTTTGAAAATCTGGGGTTTAAATTGTTAGCAAGAGTAGAACAAGCAAGTATGCTTGAATATAGTATTGACGAAAATAATCTAACTAATTTTTTGGTGAAAATGACTGAATTTGCACAAATATTACCTAAAGGATCAAGAGCAGGTATTGTGATGAATGCTAATCCTTTTACTTTAGGGCATCTGTATTTAGTAGAATTGGCAAGTCGCGAAAATGACGTAGTAATAGTAATGGTTGTAGAAGAGGACAAGGCTAAATTTTCTTTTAGTGAAAGAATTGAATTGGTAAGACAAGGAACTGCTCACTTAAATAATGTATGGGTAATTCCAAGTGGTAAATATGTTGTGTCTTCCAAAACTTTTCCAGCATATTTTACTAAAGGCATGGAAACTATTGAGGCTCAAACGAGACTAGATGCGACATTGTTCGCAGAGAAAATTGCACCTTGTCTAAAGATAAACATTAGATATGTTGGCGAAGAACCATATTGCCCGATTACAAATCATTACAATAAGGTTTTACAGGAAATTTTACCTAAAAATAATGTCGTGGTAAAAATCGTTTCTCGCAAAGAAGTCGAAACGCTTGGATATATTAGTGCTTCAAAAGTGCGTGATTTTTTAGAAAAAAAAGAATTTGCTAAATTAAAAACATTAGTGCCGAAAAGCACTTGGGAATATTTACAAAAATATAAATAA
- a CDS encoding NAD(P)-dependent malic enzyme — protein MTLREETLKMHKDNNGKLAVCSKVPMNNRYDLSLAYTPGVAEPCKDIKEDKNLSFDYTCRGNMIAVVTDGTRVLGLGDIGPEAAMPVMEGKAVLFKTFGDVDAVPICLDTKDPDEFIRTVRLLQPNYSGINLEDISSPKCYDIEDKLKEIMDIPVFHDDQHGTAIAVLAGVMGGLRLVKKDIKTAKIVVNGCGAAGTAIGKLFVNMGAENVTMVDMFGTLYEGIDVQLNRVQQELAKTTNKAKFKGNLADAAKGADVLVGVSAPNVFTKEILETMNTDAIVFACANPVPEVSYELAKEAGIRVAGTGRSDAPNQINNVIVFPGVFRGAIDVRATRITEEMKVAAVMAITNLIADEDLKEDFVLPDAFDPRVAPAVAAAVAKVAIETGYARVNVDPEVVRANAAKRIGR, from the coding sequence ATGACTTTAAGAGAAGAAACATTAAAAATGCACAAAGATAATAATGGTAAATTAGCCGTATGTAGTAAGGTTCCAATGAATAATAGATATGATTTAAGTCTTGCCTACACTCCAGGTGTAGCCGAACCATGTAAAGATATCAAAGAAGATAAAAATCTTTCTTTTGACTATACTTGCCGTGGGAACATGATTGCAGTAGTAACTGATGGTACTCGCGTACTTGGATTAGGTGATATAGGCCCAGAAGCAGCGATGCCAGTAATGGAAGGAAAAGCAGTTCTATTTAAAACTTTTGGCGATGTTGATGCTGTGCCAATTTGCTTAGACACTAAAGACCCTGATGAATTTATTCGTACCGTAAGATTATTGCAACCAAACTATTCTGGAATTAACTTAGAGGATATATCTTCACCTAAGTGTTATGATATTGAAGATAAATTAAAAGAAATTATGGACATTCCTGTTTTTCATGATGACCAACATGGTACGGCAATAGCAGTATTAGCTGGAGTCATGGGTGGTTTAAGATTAGTTAAAAAAGATATTAAAACAGCAAAAATAGTTGTAAATGGTTGTGGAGCTGCTGGAACAGCAATCGGTAAGCTTTTTGTAAATATGGGTGCGGAAAATGTAACGATGGTTGATATGTTCGGAACCTTATATGAAGGAATTGATGTTCAATTAAATCGTGTACAGCAAGAGTTGGCTAAAACTACAAATAAAGCTAAATTCAAAGGCAATCTAGCGGATGCTGCTAAAGGGGCAGATGTATTGGTAGGCGTATCTGCACCTAATGTATTCACTAAAGAAATTTTAGAAACAATGAATACTGATGCAATTGTATTTGCGTGTGCTAATCCTGTGCCAGAAGTAAGCTATGAACTTGCTAAAGAAGCAGGAATCAGAGTTGCTGGAACTGGCCGTTCTGATGCACCAAATCAAATAAACAATGTAATTGTATTCCCAGGCGTATTCCGGGGGGCAATTGATGTGCGGGCAACTAGAATTACTGAAGAAATGAAAGTTGCGGCAGTAATGGCAATTACCAACTTGATAGCAGATGAAGATTTAAAAGAAGACTTTGTGTTGCCAGATGCCTTTGATCCTCGTGTTGCTCCAGCTGTAGCGGCTGCAGTAGCAAAAGTTGCTATTGAAACAGGTTATGCGCGCGTAAATGTAGATCCAGAAGTAGTAAGAGCAAACGCTGCAAAAAGAATCGGCAGATAA
- a CDS encoding fumarate hydratase: MREILASEITKAVEKLSIDASYYLTEDVLCGLKKAAVTEESPLGKEIIETIVENAVLAKENDVPICQDTGMAVIFVKLGQDVHVIGGDIYQAINAGVASGYTKGYLRKSVVNDPVFARINTKDNTPAVVHLQIVPGDKIDITLAPKGFGSENMGALKMCKPSEGVEGVIDFVVETVKKAGPNPCPPIVVGVGIGGTMEKATMLAKESLIRPLGKSNSDEKYAQLEKEILAKVNASGIGPQGLGGRNTALAVHIEYYPTHIAGMPVAVNINCHASRHAHVEI, encoded by the coding sequence ATGCGTGAAATTTTAGCAAGTGAAATAACTAAAGCGGTAGAAAAATTATCGATAGATGCAAGTTATTATTTAACTGAAGATGTTTTATGTGGTCTTAAAAAAGCAGCGGTGACGGAAGAATCTCCTCTAGGAAAAGAAATTATTGAAACAATTGTAGAAAATGCAGTTTTAGCAAAGGAAAATGATGTGCCAATCTGTCAAGATACTGGAATGGCCGTAATTTTTGTTAAACTTGGACAAGATGTTCATGTTATTGGTGGCGATATTTATCAGGCAATTAATGCTGGAGTTGCTAGTGGTTATACGAAAGGTTATTTGCGTAAATCAGTAGTAAATGATCCAGTATTTGCAAGAATTAATACAAAAGACAATACTCCAGCAGTGGTACATTTGCAAATTGTGCCAGGAGATAAAATTGATATAACTTTAGCCCCAAAAGGTTTTGGCAGTGAAAATATGGGGGCACTAAAAATGTGCAAACCATCTGAAGGCGTCGAAGGGGTTATAGATTTTGTAGTGGAAACAGTTAAAAAAGCTGGACCTAATCCCTGTCCGCCGATTGTAGTTGGCGTAGGTATTGGCGGTACTATGGAAAAAGCGACAATGTTGGCGAAAGAGTCTTTGATAAGACCATTAGGGAAAAGTAATTCCGATGAAAAATATGCGCAGTTAGAAAAAGAAATTTTGGCAAAAGTTAATGCTAGTGGTATTGGTCCTCAAGGTTTAGGGGGGAGAAATACAGCTTTAGCAGTACATATAGAATACTACCCAACACATATTGCGGGCATGCCTGTAGCAGTGAACATCAACTGTCATGCATCTAGACATGCACATGTAGAGATATAG
- a CDS encoding Fe-S-containing hydro-lyase, which translates to MENTIKKITAPMDKETVRSLKAGDSVRITGTIYTSRDAAHKRMVEALEAGQGLPIDVTGQIIYYVGPTPAKPGQVIGSAGPTTSGRMDKYAPVLIEQGLAGMIGKGLRSAEVVEAMKKHGAVYFAAIGGAAAVIAKTIKSYEVLAYDDLGAEALAKLTVEDFPAIVVIDSQGNDFYKQGIEKYKQD; encoded by the coding sequence ATGGAAAATACAATTAAAAAAATTACAGCCCCAATGGACAAAGAAACAGTACGTTCCTTAAAAGCTGGTGATAGTGTGAGAATTACTGGCACTATCTATACTTCACGTGATGCTGCTCACAAACGTATGGTAGAAGCCCTAGAAGCTGGGCAAGGGTTGCCTATAGACGTAACTGGTCAAATTATTTATTATGTAGGGCCTACACCAGCGAAGCCAGGTCAAGTTATTGGTTCGGCTGGACCAACAACAAGTGGCAGAATGGATAAATATGCGCCAGTTTTGATTGAGCAAGGCTTGGCGGGGATGATAGGTAAGGGCCTACGTTCTGCGGAAGTTGTTGAGGCAATGAAAAAACATGGTGCTGTATATTTTGCTGCAATTGGTGGTGCAGCAGCTGTTATTGCAAAAACGATAAAATCATATGAGGTATTGGCTTATGATGATTTAGGGGCAGAAGCTTTAGCTAAATTGACGGTGGAAGATTTTCCTGCGATTGTCGTAATAGATTCTC